GCCTGGTGCGAGGTCCCGCCCGAGAGCGTGTGGATCTTTGCCGACCGGCAGCCGTAATACACGCCATCAATCCTGCGGTTATCTACGCCGGACGAACCTCGCCAGCGTAGCCAGCATGGTCAGCTCCTCCGCTTCGAAAATTTCATGACAGCCATCGCATCAAAGACATCCACTGGCTGAAGCTCGTGCCCTTGAACGGACGTTTTCCGTTTGCTGCGCCACTAGCGAAGGTTTCCAAGTCATCGCGCGGAATCCAATCGGCCTGCCCAAAATCGGCTCCCGCGTCCACAAGGGGCCTTCGAACGTGGCACTGCCGCGCCGACTGGATCGCCGGAAAACGGACGTTCCAGAAGTCAGCTAGGGGCCACTTTTGCCCGTTCTACGGCTTGGCCTGGCAACCAAATCGCTTTCTGCGCCACGCGACATTCGACTGGACTTCGTTCGCACGGCACGCATTGGTGTCGAAGGCGCGGAGATACGCGTCGATCTTCTAAGCTAACCCTGCCGGCGTCGCGCCGAGGCGGGGTCGCGGTGGTGCGGGGATGGCCCCGCTGCAACCGCGAGGAGATCGCCATGACACGCCGAAGCCGCAAGGCCGACACCACTCCTGCGATCGACACATCGTCCGCTTCTGAGAGCGAAGCCATCTCAGCGGTGGTCTACGGATCGCCTTTGCCGCCCCGTCCCGGCAGTAAGCTCGGCATTGTCTTGGGCCTGCTGCAGGCCGCCGAGGGGGTGAGTCTCGCCAAGCTCGCAGCCGTGACGGACTGGCAGCCACACACGACGCGCGCCGCCCTGACCGGCCTGCGAAAGCGCGGCTACGTCATCTCGCATGAGAATGTCGGCGCTGCCGATGGAGCGAAGTGCTCGGTCTACCGCATCACCGCGGGCCAGGCACAATGAGCAGGGCCTCACGCGATAACATGGCCCAGCCCTCAGCGTCGGGCCTGGCCGACGAGGTGGCCACCTTGGCGAGCCTCGGCTTCGATGAGCTGCGGGCCCGCTTTCGCCGGCTGTATCGCACGGCCGCTCCGGCCGGCCTGTCGCGCGATCTGATCGCGCGGCTGGTCGCCCATCGGCTGCAGGAGCAGCAGCTCGGCAAGCTTGATGATGAACTGGCGCGACACCTGGCGAAGCTGGCGCGGGGCCAGGAAACCCGACGACGCATCAAGACCGGCTCAGTCCTGGTCCGTGAGCACGACGGCGTCAACCATGAGGTTGTGATCGTGCCCGGTGGCTTCCTCTGGAATGGCGAGACACATCGCAGCCTCTCGACGCTGGCCAGGCGCATCACCGGCACGACCTGGAATGGGCCGCGGTTCTTCGGATTGCGGCAAGGGCAACAGGCCACGAGGGTGGCGCCATGATCCGCGAGCCGGCAACAAGGCCGCAGCGCTGCGCGATCTACACGCGCAAGTCGACCGAGCATAATCTCGATCTCGCCTTTAACTCGCTCGATGCCCAAAGAGAGGCCTGCGAGGCCTATATCAAGAGCCAGGCCCATGAAGGCTGGAGCCTCATCGGTGATCGCTATGACGATGGCGGCTTGTCTGGCGCATCCTTGCAGCGCCCTGCCCTGCAGCAGCTGCTCGATGCGGTCCGCGCAAGGCGCATCGACATCATCGTCGTCTACAAGGTCGATCGCCTGACGCCCTCTCTCGCTGACTTCGCCAAGCTGGTCGAGCTCTTCGATGAGCACGGCGTCTCCTTCGTCTCGGTCACCCAGTCCTTCAACACGACAACGAGCATGGGCAGGCTGACGCTCAACGTCCTGCTCTCCTTCGCCCAGTTCGAACGCGAGGTCATCGGCGAGCGCGTTCGCGACAAGATCGCGGCGTCCAAGACCAAAGGGCTTTGGGTCGGCGGACCGGTCCCGCTGGGCTATCGCAGCGAGAAGAAGCAACTCGTCATCGTCGAGCAGGAGGCTGCGCTGGTGCGTCGCATCTTCCAGCTTTATCTCGATCTCGGCTCGGTCGGAGCGGTGGCCGAGACCCTGGGTCGTGAGGGGATCGTCACCAGACTGGGTCATCGCTTCCGTGTCGGCATGCTCGCCCATCTGCTCAAGAACCGCTTCTATCTCGGCGAGATCGTCTGGCACGGCGTCTCACATCGTGGTGCCCATGTACCGATTGTCACGGTCGAGATCTTCGACGCCGTTCAACGGCACCTCGCTGCGGCCGCCATCGAGCGCAAGGGACGATCGGCGAACTCAGCCTTTACGCTTGCGGGTCTGCTGCATGACGATGCGGGCAACCGGATGAGCCCGAGCCATGCCCGCAAGAACGGGGCGCGGTATCGCTACTATGTCTCGCAGGCGCTGATCCAGCATCGCAAGGCTCAAGCCGGATCCATTGCCCGGATCTCGGCTCCCGAGATCGAAGCCGCTGTGTTGGCCGCAACTCCCAATCCTGCTCAGATCGCGCGCGTCACCCTGCACCGAGATTGTCTGATCATCGCGCTCCAGTCTCCCGATGATGCTGGCGAGCCCAGCACGACAAAGATTCCCTTCGCCTGGCAGCCTCAGGGTCGGCGCAAGGGCGTCGCGCATGAGCCCACGCAGAAGCCCCGGCTCGATCATGATTCCGCGGAGGCGATCCTGACCATGATTGCCCAGGCGAGACGCTGGATGGCGCAGCTGATCGATGGCTCGATGGCCTCGACCGATGCGATCGCGATCCGCGAAGGTGTGGGCGAACGCAATATCCGCAAGCTGCTGCCGCTGGCTTGTCTCTCGCCGAATATCATCCGCGCCATCGCCGATGGCACTGCGCCCGCCAATCTGACGATCAGTCGGCTCTCCGCAGCCCTGCCTCACGACTGGGCGAGCCAGGAGCACCGCATCCTCGTTCACTGAGCACCGCGATCAGCGATCGATTTGAGCCCGCCTCCAAGGCGGGTTTTTTCTCGTCCAGCGAATCTGTCGAACCAGTCTCGCCAAAAGCTGCCGCGAACCGGTCTCAGCCAAAATCCCGCGGAACACAAAAACCGGCCTGCCCAGACCGCGCCCTAGAAACCGGCCCGATAGCATGGGTTCTGGAGCTTGGATGGCGCGGCGAGACCGCCTCCGCCTGCTAACCCCCCACACCGTCGCAGTAACTGCTCACCCGTCCAAATCTGGCGGTTGGACAATATGCGTGGCTGACGACGCAGTCAGAGGCTAACCAGTCTGGTCGAGGGCGACCGATTTTACTGCTCTGAGGGAAATCTACAGGGTAAATGCGTGCTGCGAGGGGGCTTCCATAAGGCCGCCGAAGCGGAGTGGCGCGCGAGCCAAGTACACTGTCATTGTCAAGCCATTTATACTTGCGGCGGGTGCGACGATGCTGTATAGGTGATTCTGTCTAGCGGCAATTTCCCATTTCTTCGGGAGCATTCGCGGACAGCCCACGGCCCATCGGGCCGTACCACTGCCGATCTCCTGATCGCGGTGAACGTTGCCGGGATTCCCTCGGCGCGCGGGCTGACCTCTTGCTCCGAAGGACCACCGCCATGAGCGCCCCGCTCTCCCCCAAGGTTGCCGCCTCCCCCCAGTGCCTTGATGCCGTGCCCGTGCCGAAGCGGCGCGCGATCAAGGCCGGCCTGCCCCCGGGCCAGGCGACCGACGCCCTCTATCGCGATCTGCAGCTCACGGTCGAGCACGTCCCCATCGCAAGCCTCAAGGCCTACAAGCGCGCCTTGCGCCGCCACCCGGCGGCGCACATCGAGCAGCTGCTGGCTTCGATCAGGGCCTTTGGCCTGGTGCAGCCGATCCTGATCGATCGGGATGGCGAGATCGTCGGTGGCCATGGCCTGCTCGAGGCGGCCCGCAAGGCCGGTTACCTGACCGTCCCGGTCATCCGCCTCGGGCACCTCGACGAGGTGCAGCAGCGCACCCTGCGCATCGCCCTGAACGGCCTGGCCGAGAAGTCCGCGTGGGACCGGGAACTGCTGGCGCTCGAGTTCGGAGAACTGCTCGAAATCGAGCACGCGCTCGACCTGAACTTCGGGCTGGAGATCACGGGCTTCGCCTCGGCCGAGATCGATCAGCTGATCGAGAGCGCGGCGACGGCCAGCTGCGACGCGGCTGATGACGTCTTGCCGGACGAGGTGGCCGGCGACCCGGTCAGCCGGCCCGGCGATCTCTGGCTGCTCGGCGACCACCGCCTGATCTGCGGCGATGCCCGAGATAGGGCGACCTACGCAGTCCTGCTGGGGGGCGAACGCGCGGCGATGGGCATCCACGATGCGCCCTATGACGTCCCGATCTCGGGTCATGTCGCCAAGCCCGGCAAGCACCGCGAGTTCGTGATGGGCTCCGGCGAGCTGGGGTCCAACTTCATCCCGTTCCTCACCGCCTTCCTGACCGCGAGCACGGCCTTCCTCGTGCCGGGCGGTTATCAGTACTGCTTCATGGACTGGCGCCACATCGGCGAGATGCTCGCAGCCGGGCACGGGGCTGGGCTGGAGTTGAAAAACCTTTGCGTCTGGAACAAGGGCTCGGGCGCGATGGGCTCGCTCTACCGCTCCCAGCACGAACTCGTCTTCGTGTTCAAGGACCCAGGCGAGCCCGGCACGAACAACGTGCAGCTCGGCAAGTTCGGGCGGAACCGCACCAATGTCTGGGACTATCCGGGGGCAACGAGCCTGCGTCAGGAGCTCAAGTTGCATCCGACGCCGAAGAATGTCGCGATGATCGCCGATGCCCTGCGCGACGTCACGCAGCGCAACGAGATCGTGCTCGACGCCTTCTCCGGTTCCGGCACCACGATCATCGCCTGCGCCAAGGTCGGGCGCCGTGCCCACGCGATCGAACTCGATCCGCACTATGTCGATGTCGGCGTTCGCCGCTGGGAGACCTGGTCTGGCGGTTGCGCTCGCCACGCCGCCACCGGCCTGACCTTCGCTGAGATCGCCGACCTCCGTCTGCGCCAGGTCGCGGACACGACCTCCGAAGCCCAGCCGATCTTCAAGGTGCGGCAGCGGTCGCGGCAGGTTGCGTGAGGTGACGTGCCATGACCCGCAAGACCCCGAAGAATCCCGCGACCGACTATGAGGTCGGTCGCGGCAAACCCCCGAAGGCCTCCCGCTTCAAGCCGGGGCAGTCCGGCAATCCCGGTGGACGCAAGAAAGGCAGCCGCAACTTCAAGACGATGTTCCTCGAAGTGCTCGAGGCCGACACAGAAATCACGGAGAAGGGCCGTGGGCGGACAGTGCCTGCGATCCAGGCTCTCATTCTCAGCCAGGTTCAGGAAGGCTTGCGCGGGAAGCTGCGCGCCATCGATAGCATATTCGCTCGTTATGAGCGCTACGCTGACGTCGATGCCGAACAGGTCGAGGAGCTGCCGGAAGAGGATCGGGCCCTGCTGCAGCATGTCCTCGCCGGGTACGCGGGCCAGAAGACGCCGCTTGCCACGAAATCCCAGGCCCCGCCGCAGCAGGCCGAGGATGAGGAGCATGATCATGAGTGATCGCGCTCGTCTCCTGCGGGCCTTCCTGCGCGAAGACCTGTCGACCTTCAGCCAGAAGGTCTTCGGCACGCTTGAGCCCGGTACACGCTACTTGCACAACTGGCACATCGATCACCTGTGCTGGCAGCTGATGCGGGTCGCACGCGGCGAGGTTCGCCGCCTCATCATCAATGTCCCGCCGCGGTCGATGAAGTCGATCACCGTCTCGGTCGGCTTCCCCGCCTGGGTGATGGGTCAGGACCCCACCAAGCGGATCATCTGCGTGTCCTATGCCGATGATCTCGCGCGCAAGCTCTCGGTCGACACGCGCACGGTGCTCGACAGCCCCTGGTACCGGGCGCTGTTCCCCAGGCTTCAGCTGGCGTCCAAACGCCCGCGCAACATGGAGTTGATCACGACGGAGCAGGGCTATCGCTTTGCCGCGGGCATCAATGGCTCGATCCTCGGCCGCGGGGCGGATCTCATTATCGTCGACGATCCGATCAAGGCGACCGATGCGATGTCGGAGAAGGAGCGGCGGCGGGTCAATGAGGCCTTCGACAACACCCTGCAGACCCGCCTGAATGACAAGCAGACCGGCGCGATCGTGATCATCATGCAGCGCCTGCACGAGGACGATCTCGTCGGGCACGTGGTTGGCCGAGAAGACTGGGAGGTCGTCTCGATCCCGGCCATCGAGACCGATGCCAGGACCTACCAGCTCAGCCACAGGCCGGGGCATATTTATGCGCGGCCCGCGGGCGAGGTCCTTCACGCGCGTGAACCCCTCAGTGTTCTCGAGCAGATGCGGCGCGCACAGGGGTCGCTCACCTTTTCCGCCCAGTATCAGCAGGCTCCGATCCCGCCCGAGGGGAACATCGTCAAACGCGAGT
Above is a genomic segment from Bosea sp. NBC_00550 containing:
- a CDS encoding DUF2924 domain-containing protein, whose protein sequence is MAQPSASGLADEVATLASLGFDELRARFRRLYRTAAPAGLSRDLIARLVAHRLQEQQLGKLDDELARHLAKLARGQETRRRIKTGSVLVREHDGVNHEVVIVPGGFLWNGETHRSLSTLARRITGTTWNGPRFFGLRQGQQATRVAP
- a CDS encoding site-specific DNA-methyltransferase, producing MSAPLSPKVAASPQCLDAVPVPKRRAIKAGLPPGQATDALYRDLQLTVEHVPIASLKAYKRALRRHPAAHIEQLLASIRAFGLVQPILIDRDGEIVGGHGLLEAARKAGYLTVPVIRLGHLDEVQQRTLRIALNGLAEKSAWDRELLALEFGELLEIEHALDLNFGLEITGFASAEIDQLIESAATASCDAADDVLPDEVAGDPVSRPGDLWLLGDHRLICGDARDRATYAVLLGGERAAMGIHDAPYDVPISGHVAKPGKHREFVMGSGELGSNFIPFLTAFLTASTAFLVPGGYQYCFMDWRHIGEMLAAGHGAGLELKNLCVWNKGSGAMGSLYRSQHELVFVFKDPGEPGTNNVQLGKFGRNRTNVWDYPGATSLRQELKLHPTPKNVAMIADALRDVTQRNEIVLDAFSGSGTTIIACAKVGRRAHAIELDPHYVDVGVRRWETWSGGCARHAATGLTFAEIADLRLRQVADTTSEAQPIFKVRQRSRQVA
- a CDS encoding DUF3489 domain-containing protein, which codes for MTRRSRKADTTPAIDTSSASESEAISAVVYGSPLPPRPGSKLGIVLGLLQAAEGVSLAKLAAVTDWQPHTTRAALTGLRKRGYVISHENVGAADGAKCSVYRITAGQAQ
- the terL gene encoding phage terminase large subunit, producing MIMSDRARLLRAFLREDLSTFSQKVFGTLEPGTRYLHNWHIDHLCWQLMRVARGEVRRLIINVPPRSMKSITVSVGFPAWVMGQDPTKRIICVSYADDLARKLSVDTRTVLDSPWYRALFPRLQLASKRPRNMELITTEQGYRFAAGINGSILGRGADLIIVDDPIKATDAMSEKERRRVNEAFDNTLQTRLNDKQTGAIVIIMQRLHEDDLVGHVVGREDWEVVSIPAIETDARTYQLSHRPGHIYARPAGEVLHAREPLSVLEQMRRAQGSLTFSAQYQQAPIPPEGNIVKREWLRSYSKPPQSFDFIVASWDTASTLSESADYSVGTVWGAKGLDFYLLDLVRQRLEVPELKREILRLSKAWNADQTIIENTDIGRAITQDLRRFGEWHAILRKPRYDKQTRFIMQSARFESGQVHVPQEAPWLATWLSELLAFPNGRHDDQVDSTSQALSYLTGRTHPPHAAQTPRERPQHIRRPAGFSRPARFQRGGAEE
- a CDS encoding recombinase family protein, producing MIREPATRPQRCAIYTRKSTEHNLDLAFNSLDAQREACEAYIKSQAHEGWSLIGDRYDDGGLSGASLQRPALQQLLDAVRARRIDIIVVYKVDRLTPSLADFAKLVELFDEHGVSFVSVTQSFNTTTSMGRLTLNVLLSFAQFEREVIGERVRDKIAASKTKGLWVGGPVPLGYRSEKKQLVIVEQEAALVRRIFQLYLDLGSVGAVAETLGREGIVTRLGHRFRVGMLAHLLKNRFYLGEIVWHGVSHRGAHVPIVTVEIFDAVQRHLAAAAIERKGRSANSAFTLAGLLHDDAGNRMSPSHARKNGARYRYYVSQALIQHRKAQAGSIARISAPEIEAAVLAATPNPAQIARVTLHRDCLIIALQSPDDAGEPSTTKIPFAWQPQGRRKGVAHEPTQKPRLDHDSAEAILTMIAQARRWMAQLIDGSMASTDAIAIREGVGERNIRKLLPLACLSPNIIRAIADGTAPANLTISRLSAALPHDWASQEHRILVH
- a CDS encoding DUF5681 domain-containing protein gives rise to the protein MTRKTPKNPATDYEVGRGKPPKASRFKPGQSGNPGGRKKGSRNFKTMFLEVLEADTEITEKGRGRTVPAIQALILSQVQEGLRGKLRAIDSIFARYERYADVDAEQVEELPEEDRALLQHVLAGYAGQKTPLATKSQAPPQQAEDEEHDHE